Within the Oreochromis niloticus isolate F11D_XX linkage group LG14, O_niloticus_UMD_NMBU, whole genome shotgun sequence genome, the region TAAAGTAACTTGGACCCTGATTGTTGTCGTCCTCTTGACTCTTTTCAGGAGTTTGACAAGAAGTACAACCCCACCTGGCACTGCATTGTCGGGAGGAACTTCGGCAGCTACGTCACCCACGAGACGAAGcatttcatttacttttatCTGGGCCAGGTGGCCATCTTGCTCTTCAAGTCGGGCTGAGAAGTTTCTGATTGGTATTGAGGAGTTTTTCTCCCTGAACCTAAATCGGAAATGCACTGGTGGCTGATGTCTCCCATACACTAATAACGACATACCATAATGATGCAAAACCGGCCGTGCGCAGTTGCATGGACTATACACTATTTAATATGTATGTTACAGTAAGTTTACTTTTTGATAGTTGCCATTTGAATGCAACTGAAGTAGTTTTTGTTGATGCTGTTAAATTCTAGGTTGTAAAAGATTTCAATGTGGCCCTTGATTGTACGTGAAAGGAAAGCTGTAGAATGTAGTGGTGCATCCGCTTTCCTTCTCAAGTGGCATTGCCAGACCCCGTTACGAGACTCTGTTGATTTTGATGGTAAAACCATCCCGCGTGCACCGGTTTAGCAAATCATCGTCCACATTAACCTGTGATCATATAAAGAAAACGAGTAATGGGGTTTGTTATCTCTGCTGCCAATTTCCAAGGAATTATGTTGCTTGAAGACGCACGCGATTCAGTATCTCCACCGTTTTCAATTGGGATTTAACACAGACTCACAGCAGAAGTGAAATTATAGCAGCCGTGTTCAGAAAAGATGTCACATTTTGGACCCAACACAAGTCAGTGCAATCATTTCCAGGGATTTTCAGTTCGACCGCTCTTAAATTTTCACTGTGAAGAACGATGGGGGCCGACAAGCCTCCCATACACAGACCTTAACCTGTAATTTACGACTTATGACACTAGAGACTGGCTACCCAAATTTCCCATCTCAACTGCTCGGACTCCAGTCTTATAATCCTGTGTTCCTGCATGTTTTACCACAGATTATTTAAACGTTATATAGGAGACAAACAGAAGCTCTTCTTGGacacttttgtgtgttttattattatttttgttaaacctTTGAGTTTGTGGATAATGGCCTGGGCTAAGTGTGTCTTGTCCCAGTAATTGCTATAAAGCAGCTTTAGGACAATGTTTAGATGAAGCATCTGCAGCCGACTCCACCAAGGCTACCAACGCCCATGTGTTTCAGGTTGTGACGTCTTTTGTGGCTACCTTTTTAAGTTGCATCCCCCCCACAACGCCTTTAGTTCTGCATTGCCAGTGTACTGCCAGACATGAGGTAAGGACAAAGCATTCAGAGTTGGGACTTTTCAAAACAACAAGAAGCAGGCTTCCTCTTGTCTATCTCAGATTTTTGGCTTTTCGTTTTGTAATGTCCGCATAATTAGTTTGAAATGGCGATGCACGAATTTTGTGTTCTGATTAAATATGTTGTCTGTGAGGACAGATTCAAGTGTTTTCGTGCACAGAGCCAGATGACGGATAAAGGCCGAATGTTTCTCAGATGTTCCCTCCTTTATGTGAGCTACGGGTGAAATGTGTATCTCAAGTGTTAGCTTGGTTTGACATTGTTTCTCTctaagtttttttcttctttcttttttgagggACGTCTTCCTAACTATTGTCAATGTAAACAGATTTAGTATTGTTTTCCTCTGGCATGTATTTTTGCTGTGTATATGTAGGAGCCGTTCCAATGCTGTTAAATTTGCACAAAACGTGTGCCTGTCATTGCTCTCAACTGTAACTGGCTTGAGTACAATTGCACTTCATCAGAAATAAATACAGTAGGTTGCTACAGAACCAAAACCATGTAACTcgataaaataaaattaattgttGACTTATTACACTGTGGTCTTTCATTCTATCCCTCTGTAGCAAATCTGAGCTTCAACAGTGTTTTCTGTACTTGTGCATGCGAGTGCCTGACTTTAAATCTGTTGGTGTTCacactattttatttttttttaacttgagggTGACTTCACAGGCTGCATTATTAAAGCAAGATGATACTCCTGATGATACCTCGGTACTAACTGAGTgccatttaaatgccacagcttACCTAAGTTTTGTTGCTGGTCATGTCCGTCCCTTTCAGCATGAGCATGACACTGATTTCACTGTACTAAAAACATCTCGGCGCTCTCCAGGTCTTAATCCAACAGAGCATCTTTGGAATGTGGTGGAACGCGCGATTCTCATTGTGAAcgtgcagctgacaaatgtgTGAtactgtcatgtcaatatggaccaaaatgttCCAGGAATCTTTCCAGCACCTTGAATGAAATGGCTGATGGGTTTATGTTTGCCCATTTGTAGAACTAAAAAGCTTTGACCCTTTTAAAATAGGCAAATTAAAGTCCAGCTATTTCAAATGAGTTGTCAGTTATGTTTCAACTGATCAACAATGTGGTGCTACACATCTATGTTTGCAGCGTTTCAGTCATTATGGAATCATTTTGTTTTCCAGTTAATGCGCCGCAATCACCCAAACTCTCTAAATCTATGTTTAAATACTACATCAGCTGATTTCACTGATTCGCATGCTGTCGGGCAGAGTGTATTCAGTGCTGCCGGTTCTGTTTGGTGTGCGTTAAAACCTGTCGGCAGATGACAGGTGGCGGATGAAGAAACTAACCCCTTCAGCCAAGATGTTATGTGTCAGGCTCAGGCTGGTGTAATGGCATGCATTACTGTGTATTAATATCacagaaaagcagatttttatgggtttttttattGCGCGTTTCGTTTCTCTGCAAAAATTGTGATTGCACTTCAGCATACAAAAAAGACCATCTGCAGAGAGATCTTGTTCATGCCTTTGGCTGTTGTTTTCTCATTGATAAAAACTGCATGAGTCGGGTGGCACTTGTGTAACATGCTGCAGTTACGTGATGTCTGTAAGTGGAAATCTGTAGAAACAAGAGCTCACGGAGCCAGCAGAGCTGAGAAAGCAGGCAAATCAAAGAACAAGTGACTAATGAATAATTCGTAGCGACAGACTGGGGTCAGAGTGGATGAAATAAGATGCTCGCCGGCGTTAAGCAAGGCTTTGTTCTTTTGATACTTATCATTGCATCACACTTGCTCTAAAGTTCctcttatttttaaatatttgggaTTCGCTTGCAGCCTTTTTCTTGGTGAGCGAGAAAGCCAAGAGTGAGTGGCACGAATAAGGAGTCTGAATGCTGTTAAAAACGTGATGTATCATTAcactctcacattcactcacactttAAACAGAAGTGCGTCAGAGGCCCGTCTGCTTTTCTACCCAACCTTCGCTGCTGTTTTACATTCTTGTTTTTCCCATCAGCACCCCCCCACATACCTGCCTGCTTTCTCTTTCATAGCCTCTGGCTGCCTTCATCCATCTTCCCACACAGAGCTGTAATTCATGGTCAGAGCACATTCACATGTAGACAGCACAGATAATTGACTGGACCAAGAAACTAACCCCTGCTCCTTGAAAACTAGTCACACAGTTAATATATATCTAGAGCCATGTTTCACACTTTGATTGACACAAATTTGGGGTATTTTTCTGAACTGTTCAGTATAAACTGTATTGTTTTCTAccaaataactttctcatactGTTAAAGCAGATTT harbors:
- the dynll2a gene encoding dynein, light chain, LC8-type 2a, yielding MTDRKAVIKNADMSEDMQQDAVDCATQAMEKYNIEKDIAAYIKKEFDKKYNPTWHCIVGRNFGSYVTHETKHFIYFYLGQVAILLFKSG